CTGCATCAGGCCCTGCAACAGATTGACGATATTTCACGCCATAACCCGGCATAAAACCCACCGGATTCACCACAACCTCGCCCTTACACTGACCCCAACATTGCCCTTCGCACAGGAACACCACCATGGATTACATGAAGCAGTTTCGTCTTGATGGCCGCACCGCCTTTATCACCGGGGCAGGCCGTGGTATTGGCCTTTGCACCGCCGATGCGCTGGCACAGGCCGGTGCCGATATCATCATTTCCGGTATCGACCAGGCCGACCTGGATGCCGCAACCGAACAGCTTGCAACGCAGGGCCACAAGGTCCGGTCCTTTTTGCTTGATGTCACCAATTCCGCCGCCACCACGGAAATTGCCGACAAACTGGCAAGCGAAGGTATCGAGGTTGATATCCTGATTGCCAATGCCGGCATTGCCTGGCCCGACACCCGGGCAGAAGACATGGATGATGCCGCCTGGGCCAAAGTGATTGATGTGAACCTGACCGGCGCGTTTTATTCCTGCCGTGCCTTTGGCCGCCATATGCTGGAACGCAAACGGGGTGCAATTGTTACGGTTGGTTCCATGTCGGGCTTTATTTCCAACAAGCCGCAAAACCAGGTGCATTACAACGCATCAAAGGCGGGTCTGCACCATATGACCAAGTCGCTGGCGGGTGAATGGGCAGACCGCAATGTAC
The window above is part of the Thalassospira marina genome. Proteins encoded here:
- a CDS encoding SDR family NAD(P)-dependent oxidoreductase, whose amino-acid sequence is MDYMKQFRLDGRTAFITGAGRGIGLCTADALAQAGADIIISGIDQADLDAATEQLATQGHKVRSFLLDVTNSAATTEIADKLASEGIEVDILIANAGIAWPDTRAEDMDDAAWAKVIDVNLTGAFYSCRAFGRHMLERKRGAIVTVGSMSGFISNKPQNQVHYNASKAGLHHMTKSLAGEWADRNVRVNSVAPTYVNTVMSNVTAKKPEYFGPWMENTPMKRMIEPEEVATTNLFLASDASSGLTGSIVMVDAGYTIW